One region of Methanococcus voltae genomic DNA includes:
- a CDS encoding CRISPR-associated endonuclease Cas6, whose amino-acid sequence MDLQYLMIKYIDLHLKMRDGMKLRGYFANKYKDLEVFHNHDNTKEETKNKKFHFRYPTVQFKVIDSNPVIVAINEGANTLKDVVLYEDTIKIDDKEYSVQRAELSSKSVNFGLSNEIHTYEFKTPWMSLNQNNYPNYLALDDIDKEEKLKSVLIGNILSMSKNIGYKVDEKIKVSVDLKPIELNFKDIKMKGFKGTFKTNFDIPDYLGLGKSVSRGLGSIVKVK is encoded by the coding sequence ATGGATTTACAATACTTAATGATAAAATATATTGATTTACACTTAAAAATGAGAGATGGAATGAAACTAAGAGGTTATTTTGCTAATAAATACAAAGATTTAGAAGTATTCCATAATCACGATAATACTAAAGAAGAAACTAAAAATAAGAAATTTCATTTTAGATACCCCACAGTTCAGTTTAAAGTAATTGACAGCAATCCTGTAATCGTAGCCATAAATGAAGGTGCAAATACTTTAAAAGACGTCGTACTTTATGAAGATACTATAAAAATAGATGATAAAGAGTATTCTGTTCAAAGAGCTGAATTATCTTCCAAAAGCGTAAACTTTGGATTATCTAATGAAATACATACCTACGAGTTTAAAACGCCGTGGATGTCTTTAAATCAGAATAATTATCCAAATTACTTAGCATTAGATGATATAGATAAAGAAGAAAAACTTAAATCCGTATTAATTGGTAATATACTTTCAATGTCTAAAAATATAGGTTATAAAGTTGATGAAAAAATTAAAGTAAGTGTCGATTTAAAGCCTATTGAATTAAACTTTAAAGATATAAAAATGAAAGGTTTTAAAGGAACGTTTAAAACTAACTTTGATATTCCTGATTATTTAGGACTTGGTAAATCCGTTTCAAGAGGTTTAGGAAGTATTGTAAAAGTTAAATAA
- the cas7b gene encoding type I-B CRISPR-associated protein Cas7/Csh2, with the protein MANTREYLLIWDSTMANPNGDMLSENKPRIDESTGQLEVSDVRIKRYVRDEWIKEGKDVLVQTLKDDKGKILSCQDMVKNIQAKENLDDNTLLEHVLNNYIDVKLFGAVITKPKRDIMGPLQVMWSKSLHEAEVKFMQGNAAYASGSGKEQASIWSKYISPYVLFKTYAIYNENVAKVQNINVEEEDLESFKKALINGLKNYRSTSKNQMPRVLIEIIYNDNNIDGELDYIDVVYKENILPTELREISQVEIDLIKLNEYIENKKDSIKTVNIYKHGKVNLVNEPDANIKTI; encoded by the coding sequence ATGGCAAATACAAGAGAATATTTATTGATATGGGACAGTACAATGGCAAATCCTAATGGAGATATGTTATCGGAAAATAAACCAAGAATAGATGAAAGTACGGGTCAATTGGAAGTTTCAGATGTTCGGATTAAACGATATGTACGAGATGAGTGGATTAAAGAAGGAAAAGACGTTTTAGTACAAACTTTAAAAGATGATAAAGGTAAAATTTTATCCTGTCAAGATATGGTAAAAAATATTCAAGCCAAAGAAAATTTGGATGATAATACGTTATTAGAACACGTTTTAAATAACTATATCGATGTTAAATTATTTGGTGCAGTTATTACAAAACCTAAGCGGGATATTATGGGTCCTTTACAAGTGATGTGGAGTAAGTCATTACATGAGGCAGAAGTTAAATTTATGCAAGGAAATGCCGCTTATGCAAGTGGTTCTGGTAAGGAACAGGCTTCAATATGGTCTAAATACATAAGCCCGTATGTTTTATTTAAAACCTACGCCATATATAATGAAAATGTCGCAAAAGTTCAAAATATCAATGTTGAAGAAGAAGATTTAGAATCATTTAAAAAAGCTTTAATAAATGGTCTTAAAAATTATAGAAGTACCTCTAAAAACCAAATGCCGAGAGTTTTAATTGAAATAATTTACAATGATAATAATATTGATGGTGAATTAGATTATATAGATGTAGTTTATAAAGAAAATATTTTACCAACAGAATTAAGAGAAATTTCCCAGGTTGAAATCGATTTAATCAAATTAAATGAATATATTGAAAATAAAAAAGACAGCATTAAAACAGTGAACATATATAAGCACGGGAAAGTTAATTTAGTAAATGAACCAGATGCAAATATTAAAACAATTTAA
- a CDS encoding TIGR02556 family CRISPR-associated protein, giving the protein MLEHIANIGKYSDESGQLIDLWQKDEKDFDGIIEVAITNGKVDNILAKQFDKKVWRNMLFYQVGNGFVGSLVKIEKFKDDKKIIEKLKKKVEKSIKFLDLKFNNNQIDGLMKEIVSQIQDTSKNYVVSFKINDKYPFEIGSLNDKFNLEIEKTYLNKSKVKKKCHICSKEDIAYNTAVYKCYTNDKCIFSNTEDGESFFMCRDCVINILKGRKFIDNNLKGYWIGNEVMFLPQNVNEDVLEAFEEFVIYDKSDIERKNPQKLINSIKNNENEVFTSLGNLKTPLDIIFFDDPKASSEWKIRYSINGVLPSRFTIISKLEQKYMNKKGSELNLWMVINYLIPRDDKNKYSSNEAKSILNVIFQGNKYSRNLFFAKVMQKYKAEYGKYLKKEIKYPPNINDIHRIYNFMVDCGCLSKGWNFAYELSNRPFNKENNEDNNMLYESIVKYESINELFDKNKDYFDTDTKKAWFLLGNIYDSIVYYSKKYHNSDKSYLESNFYYGNKFDEKFFQKMLNQCNELMLKYGTTIQGKVGLEKRITDAKYLMTDKNNDKNNKLSSDEAKYIFFWGLQQYFGPIKKDEKEE; this is encoded by the coding sequence ATGTTAGAACATATTGCAAATATCGGCAAATATTCCGATGAATCAGGTCAACTAATTGATTTATGGCAAAAAGATGAAAAAGACTTTGATGGGATTATTGAAGTCGCCATAACTAATGGTAAAGTGGATAATATACTCGCTAAACAATTTGATAAAAAAGTTTGGCGAAATATGTTATTTTATCAAGTTGGAAACGGTTTTGTTGGTAGTTTAGTAAAAATAGAGAAATTTAAAGATGATAAAAAAATCATTGAAAAATTAAAGAAAAAAGTTGAAAAATCTATTAAATTTTTAGACTTGAAGTTTAATAATAACCAAATAGATGGGCTAATGAAAGAAATTGTATCTCAAATTCAAGATACGTCTAAAAATTATGTCGTTAGCTTTAAAATTAACGATAAATATCCATTTGAAATAGGTTCATTAAATGATAAATTTAATTTAGAAATTGAAAAAACGTATTTAAATAAATCTAAAGTTAAAAAAAAGTGTCATATATGTAGTAAAGAAGATATAGCATACAATACCGCAGTATATAAATGTTATACTAATGACAAATGTATTTTTTCAAATACGGAAGATGGTGAATCATTCTTTATGTGTAGAGACTGCGTAATAAATATTTTAAAGGGTAGAAAATTCATTGATAATAATTTAAAGGGTTATTGGATAGGCAACGAAGTAATGTTTTTACCTCAAAATGTAAATGAAGATGTGCTTGAGGCTTTTGAAGAATTTGTAATATATGATAAAAGTGACATTGAAAGAAAAAACCCTCAAAAACTAATTAATTCTATTAAAAATAATGAAAATGAGGTATTTACCAGTTTAGGTAATTTAAAAACGCCTTTAGATATTATATTTTTTGACGACCCAAAAGCAAGTTCTGAATGGAAAATTAGATATTCGATAAATGGTGTCTTACCTTCAAGATTTACGATTATATCGAAGTTAGAACAAAAATATATGAATAAAAAAGGAAGTGAGCTTAATTTATGGATGGTTATAAATTATCTTATTCCGAGGGATGATAAAAATAAATATTCATCAAACGAAGCAAAATCAATATTAAATGTAATTTTTCAAGGTAATAAATACAGTAGAAATTTATTTTTTGCAAAAGTTATGCAAAAATACAAAGCAGAATATGGAAAATATTTGAAAAAAGAAATAAAATATCCGCCAAATATTAATGATATACATAGAATTTATAATTTTATGGTAGACTGTGGATGTTTATCTAAGGGCTGGAATTTCGCTTATGAACTATCTAATAGACCATTTAATAAAGAAAATAATGAGGATAATAATATGTTATATGAAAGTATTGTAAAATATGAAAGCATTAACGAATTATTTGATAAAAATAAAGATTATTTTGATACAGATACTAAAAAAGCCTGGTTTTTATTAGGCAATATTTACGATTCAATCGTTTATTATTCAAAAAAATATCACAACAGTGATAAATCATATTTGGAATCAAATTTTTATTATGGCAATAAATTTGATGAAAAATTTTTCCAAAAAATGTTAAATCAATGTAATGAATTAATGTTAAAATATGGAACAACAATTCAAGGTAAAGTAGGGTTAGAAAAGAGAATAACCGATGCAAAATACTTAATGACCGATAAAAATAATGATAAAAATAATAAATTATCATCTGATGAAGCAAAATATATCTTTTTCTGGGGATTGCAACAATACTTTGGACCCATAAAAAAAGATGAAAAAGAAGAATAA
- the cas1 gene encoding CRISPR-associated endonuclease Cas1 produces the protein MKLNLTTYGFYLSKNGNRFVIKADGKKDEISVDKVEQIVVTTKGVITTDAINLAVENNIDFIMLNNYGKPLGRFWHSKFGSISTIRKKQLELENTYLGFELVKDWISTKMNNQKKLLKKFSNDEFINNNAISKMNNYIQKINEMEYNYKNIKEERDKIQNLEANVSRMYFKTLSELLHEEYRFECRSRNPAKDYFNCLLNYGYGILYGQIERSCIIAGLDPYIGILHRDNYNRTALVYDMIEPYRYYVDKTVFELCNNKLIEGKFFDELKAEEKSKNGYYLNKEGKQLLISKYNEIMDKKIKYDGKNTRIEDTILKDCHKVSNKILKYI, from the coding sequence ATGAAACTTAATTTAACTACTTACGGTTTTTATCTTTCGAAAAATGGAAATAGGTTTGTTATTAAAGCAGATGGTAAAAAAGACGAAATATCTGTGGATAAGGTCGAGCAAATCGTCGTAACAACAAAAGGCGTAATTACTACGGATGCCATAAACCTTGCAGTTGAAAATAACATAGATTTTATAATGCTTAACAATTATGGGAAGCCTTTGGGTAGATTTTGGCACTCTAAATTTGGAAGTATTAGCACAATACGTAAAAAACAGCTTGAATTAGAAAATACGTATTTGGGTTTTGAATTAGTTAAAGATTGGATATCTACAAAAATGAATAATCAAAAAAAACTTTTAAAGAAATTTTCAAATGATGAATTTATTAATAATAATGCAATTTCTAAAATGAATAACTATATACAAAAAATAAACGAAATGGAATATAATTACAAAAATATAAAAGAAGAAAGGGATAAAATTCAAAATTTAGAAGCTAATGTAAGTAGAATGTATTTTAAAACTCTTTCTGAATTATTGCATGAAGAATATCGTTTTGAATGTAGAAGCAGAAATCCTGCAAAAGATTACTTTAATTGTCTTTTAAATTACGGTTATGGCATTCTTTATGGGCAAATTGAACGTTCATGCATAATTGCGGGATTAGACCCTTATATAGGTATTTTACATAGGGATAATTATAATCGAACTGCTTTAGTGTATGATATGATAGAACCATACCGTTACTATGTAGATAAAACGGTGTTTGAACTTTGTAACAATAAATTAATTGAGGGCAAATTTTTTGATGAGTTAAAAGCTGAAGAAAAATCAAAAAATGGATATTATTTAAATAAAGAAGGTAAACAGCTTTTAATTTCAAAATACAATGAAATCATGGATAAAAAAATTAAATACGATGGTAAAAATACTCGAATTGAAGATACAATTTTAAAAGACTGTCATAAAGTATCTAATAAAATATTAAAATATATTTAA
- the cas4 gene encoding CRISPR-associated protein Cas4 has translation MKLPQNSSEFNEYSYFVTPSDMIEFTYCRRYTYFMKVLNILQHEEKRYNVRKGREIHKIRESQNIQYIRKKIPMVSKEINVNLISEKYKIRGIIDEILTMNDNTLSPLDYKFTNYNSKTYKTHKIQSTMYSLMIEDLYNKPVNYGYIIYCKDKNVLKEIKISEKLRTETLESINSYMEVLKGKYPEATKYERRCLDCCYKNICPR, from the coding sequence ATGAAATTACCTCAAAATTCTTCCGAATTTAATGAATATTCGTATTTTGTTACACCCTCCGATATGATAGAATTTACTTATTGTAGACGATATACATATTTTATGAAAGTTTTAAACATTTTACAACATGAAGAAAAGCGTTATAATGTGCGTAAGGGTAGGGAAATTCATAAAATAAGAGAATCTCAAAATATACAATACATTCGTAAAAAAATTCCGATGGTTTCAAAAGAAATAAATGTAAATTTAATTTCTGAAAAATACAAAATTAGGGGAATTATTGATGAAATTTTAACAATGAATGATAATACATTATCTCCATTAGATTATAAATTTACAAATTACAACTCTAAAACATACAAAACTCATAAAATTCAAAGTACTATGTACTCGCTAATGATTGAAGATTTGTACAATAAACCTGTAAATTATGGATATATTATATATTGCAAAGATAAAAATGTTTTAAAAGAAATAAAAATATCTGAAAAACTAAGAACTGAAACTTTAGAAAGTATTAATTCGTATATGGAAGTTTTAAAAGGCAAATACCCCGAAGCTACCAAATACGAGCGTAGATGTCTGGACTGTTGTTATAAAAACATATGCCCAAGGTAA
- the cas5b gene encoding type I-B CRISPR-associated protein Cas5b, which produces MDKNVLVFNVQSNYGRFRKPYTTTSALTYLCIHPVALKGLIGAILGIKKEDLIHETSNLTLGIEVLSAIDKDLQSVKLLSLKSGMFHFPANVEFLRNPNYNIYVKWDSKNYNALKDKLASGEVFFTPYLGVSENVAKISYVGEFKELNEIGNTKIEHTDIKHIDSIFPVAEFNIEIDLNDANKKYYFDTIPIKNNEKREYTEYKRVLISKDAIRINCNNLNNLHNFSNLSKIGEKCVYFFK; this is translated from the coding sequence ATGGATAAAAATGTATTAGTTTTCAATGTTCAAAGTAATTACGGACGTTTCAGAAAACCCTATACTACCACATCCGCACTAACTTATTTATGCATACATCCTGTAGCGCTTAAAGGACTTATCGGTGCCATATTAGGGATTAAAAAAGAAGATTTAATCCATGAGACCTCAAATTTAACTTTGGGAATCGAAGTACTATCGGCTATTGATAAAGATTTACAATCTGTAAAATTATTATCCCTAAAGTCCGGAATGTTCCACTTTCCCGCTAATGTTGAATTTTTAAGAAATCCCAATTATAATATATACGTAAAATGGGATTCAAAAAATTATAACGCCTTGAAAGACAAATTAGCTTCAGGAGAAGTTTTTTTTACCCCTTATTTGGGAGTAAGTGAAAATGTTGCTAAAATAAGTTATGTTGGGGAATTTAAAGAATTAAATGAAATAGGGAATACAAAAATAGAACATACGGATATAAAACATATAGATTCAATATTTCCTGTAGCAGAATTTAATATAGAAATTGATTTGAATGATGCTAATAAAAAATATTATTTTGATACAATACCTATCAAAAATAATGAAAAAAGAGAATATACGGAATATAAACGAGTTTTAATTTCAAAAGATGCAATACGTATCAATTGTAATAACTTAAACAACCTACATAATTTTAGTAATTTATCTAAAATCGGTGAGAAATGTGTCTACTTCTTTAAATAA
- a CDS encoding CRISPR-associated helicase/endonuclease Cas3 → MSTSLNNGKSECKNIAYTIKSHPSKLLKDHLEGVLQICDFFTNNYYGVYFQNNEEYSILKKITYIIALCHDFGKITPYFQEYIQNIIDEKSTLKNSKYKNHSLISAYFTYYVVSKYLKSINKLDEVDNENFKNLPYFSYLIVKRHHGNIKNAKEERVLVDDDLINLQKDSIVNGKKEYVEEINLIYNELFKKYGIFEDEIDILEFFGNLMVPGTKSINYIVKKSYKTCKKSIDKNTDFANSEDIEQLQYMYSILLTADKMDAGNINLQKNSPMYSKELIEPYIQSLNQKNTIEPNVKNIKNINKNINDIRNDIFNDLKNRLNNINLKENHVLSLNLPTGTGKTLLSYYTAFHIANELNKKNIFPKIIYSLPFTTVIDQNYEVLEKLLHMNNENTSIHNNGLIKYHSLAEIPDNLENEAEEEFYNNSNICDKNSKYLDYNIKFSYDNWQGKVIVTTFVQLFNTFFKLGLNKINHRYYNLRNSIIILDEIQAINPSYYKIINKYLNMLCEKYGIYIILATATMTPLFDDSMELVSSKKYFEKLNRITLYNKSKEEINIEDFKELVLNDILDNENNNTNNTNKSKDKFLIVMNTVNSARQVYEFMSNKLLDKNNNYDGEVIYLSTEVAPKKRMEIIDKIKDKENRNKNRKYVVVSTQLVEAGVDIDMDVIYRDFAPIDSITQTSGRANRNGANDEKGIIYIYKVTNEKDKCYSKFIYPAWCIQLTKDILNKQKNREISENEFQVINETYQHELHGNRISYIDSNKMEENLKELNIKSFRDSFNLIDNNYRIYDIYLNYDNEFNEIIGEIEKELLKSKKNNIKIKNLFKKLNKYKISISKDKYYNIKDNLKELSNLEIEIVNKEYCEGGYLRYDRIEDAPIQIFY, encoded by the coding sequence GTGTCTACTTCTTTAAATAATGGTAAAAGTGAATGTAAAAATATAGCATATACTATTAAATCTCACCCTTCTAAATTATTAAAAGACCATCTAGAAGGTGTTTTACAAATTTGTGATTTTTTTACAAATAATTATTATGGGGTTTATTTCCAAAATAATGAAGAATATTCTATTTTAAAGAAAATAACATATATTATAGCACTTTGTCATGATTTTGGAAAAATTACTCCTTATTTTCAAGAGTATATACAAAATATTATTGATGAAAAATCTACTCTAAAAAATTCTAAATATAAAAATCATAGCTTAATTTCAGCTTATTTTACATATTATGTTGTTTCAAAGTATTTAAAATCAATAAATAAGTTAGACGAGGTAGATAATGAAAACTTCAAAAATTTACCATATTTTTCATATTTGATTGTAAAAAGACATCACGGAAACATTAAAAACGCAAAAGAAGAACGAGTTTTAGTAGATGACGATTTAATAAATTTACAAAAAGATAGTATTGTTAATGGAAAAAAAGAATACGTTGAAGAAATAAATTTAATTTACAATGAGTTATTCAAAAAATATGGTATTTTTGAGGATGAAATTGATATTTTAGAATTTTTTGGAAATTTAATGGTTCCAGGTACTAAAAGTATCAACTATATTGTCAAAAAAAGCTATAAAACCTGTAAAAAATCTATCGATAAAAATACAGATTTTGCAAATTCGGAAGATATAGAACAACTCCAATATATGTATTCTATACTACTAACCGCAGATAAAATGGACGCAGGAAATATAAACTTGCAAAAAAACTCTCCAATGTATTCAAAAGAATTAATAGAGCCGTATATTCAAAGTTTAAATCAAAAGAATACTATAGAACCTAATGTAAAAAATATTAAAAATATAAATAAAAATATAAATGACATAAGAAATGACATATTTAATGATTTAAAAAACAGATTAAATAATATAAATTTAAAAGAAAATCACGTATTATCCTTAAATTTACCTACGGGAACTGGAAAAACTTTATTATCATATTATACGGCTTTCCATATTGCAAATGAATTAAATAAAAAAAATATATTTCCTAAAATAATTTATTCATTACCATTTACTACAGTAATTGACCAAAATTATGAAGTTTTAGAAAAGTTACTACATATGAATAATGAAAATACAAGTATTCATAATAACGGACTTATAAAATATCACTCTTTAGCAGAAATTCCTGATAATTTAGAAAATGAAGCTGAAGAAGAATTTTATAATAATAGTAATATCTGTGATAAAAATAGTAAATATTTAGATTATAATATAAAATTTAGTTATGACAATTGGCAAGGGAAAGTCATTGTTACTACTTTTGTACAACTATTTAACACATTTTTCAAACTTGGGTTAAATAAAATTAATCATAGATACTATAACCTTAGAAATTCAATAATCATACTTGATGAAATTCAAGCGATAAATCCAAGTTATTATAAAATAATTAACAAATATTTAAATATGTTATGTGAAAAATATGGAATTTACATAATATTGGCTACTGCTACTATGACGCCGTTGTTTGACGATTCAATGGAATTAGTAAGTTCTAAAAAATATTTTGAGAAATTAAATAGAATTACACTATATAATAAATCAAAAGAAGAAATTAATATTGAAGATTTTAAAGAATTGGTTTTAAATGACATTTTAGATAATGAAAATAATAATACTAATAATACTAATAAATCAAAAGATAAATTTTTAATAGTTATGAATACAGTGAATTCTGCACGTCAAGTTTACGAATTTATGTCAAATAAGTTGTTGGATAAAAATAATAACTATGATGGCGAAGTAATTTATTTATCAACAGAAGTTGCCCCTAAAAAAAGAATGGAAATAATTGATAAAATTAAGGATAAAGAAAATAGAAATAAAAATAGAAAATACGTTGTAGTATCTACTCAATTAGTAGAAGCAGGTGTAGATATTGATATGGATGTAATATATCGGGATTTTGCACCAATAGATAGTATAACACAAACTTCAGGTCGTGCAAATAGAAATGGGGCAAATGATGAAAAAGGTATAATTTACATCTACAAAGTAACAAATGAAAAAGATAAATGTTATTCCAAATTTATATATCCAGCGTGGTGTATTCAATTAACCAAAGATATATTAAATAAACAAAAAAATAGGGAAATTTCAGAAAATGAATTCCAAGTTATAAATGAAACTTATCAGCACGAATTGCACGGAAATCGAATAAGTTACATAGATTCGAATAAAATGGAAGAAAACCTAAAAGAATTAAATATAAAAAGCTTTAGGGACAGTTTTAATTTAATAGATAATAATTATAGAATTTATGATATTTATTTAAATTATGACAATGAATTTAATGAAATAATTGGCGAAATTGAAAAAGAATTATTAAAGTCCAAAAAAAATAATATAAAAATAAAAAATCTATTTAAAAAATTGAATAAATATAAAATATCAATTTCAAAAGACAAATACTACAATATTAAAGATAATTTAAAAGAATTGTCCAACTTAGAAATTGAAATAGTAAATAAAGAATATTGCGAAGGCGGTTATTTACGTTATGATAGAATAGAAGATGCACCCATACAAATTTTCTATTAA
- the cas2 gene encoding CRISPR-associated endonuclease Cas2: protein MLLWVIYDIQENKVRTKISKSCLNFGLYRVQKSVFLGEVAKNRFEELKLITKDVINPETDSVYFLPTSKEFIDKSYLIGQSFDEELVLDEITSKFFRI, encoded by the coding sequence GTGTTATTATGGGTTATTTATGATATACAAGAAAATAAGGTAAGAACCAAAATATCCAAAAGTTGTTTAAATTTTGGACTTTATAGGGTTCAAAAAAGTGTATTCTTGGGCGAAGTTGCTAAAAATAGATTTGAAGAACTTAAACTAATAACAAAAGATGTTATAAATCCAGAAACAGATTCAGTTTACTTTTTACCCACCAGTAAAGAATTTATTGATAAATCATACTTAATAGGTCAATCTTTTGATGAGGAGCTGGTTTTAGATGAAATTACCTCAAAATTCTTCCGAATTTAA
- a CDS encoding type III-B CRISPR module-associated protein Cmr5, with protein MSKKQVESYIPIALNVIKECKECDKVGDKGLWKNDTEIRKEVSGYLASYGPAIIQSGLIPAVVFYEGKDEKKIVNDLILEVIGKTDDEDLLEYTCNNEEESKEKIMDAIIALKLALRTFKIEEK; from the coding sequence ATGAGTAAAAAACAAGTCGAAAGTTATATACCAATTGCTTTAAATGTCATTAAAGAATGTAAAGAATGCGACAAAGTGGGTGATAAAGGGTTATGGAAAAATGATACGGAGATTAGAAAAGAAGTAAGCGGATACTTAGCTTCTTATGGCCCTGCAATTATTCAAAGCGGTTTAATACCTGCGGTTGTATTTTATGAAGGTAAAGACGAGAAGAAAATAGTAAATGATTTAATTTTAGAAGTCATCGGGAAAACAGATGATGAGGATTTATTAGAATACACATGTAATAATGAAGAAGAATCAAAAGAAAAAATAATGGATGCGATAATTGCTTTAAAATTAGCTTTAAGGACATTTAAAATTGAAGAGAAATAG
- the cmr6 gene encoding type III-B CRISPR module RAMP protein Cmr6, with amino-acid sequence MAKRNKKSRKENVVKKITSFTTSNNLSNNLSKKDNNTSKNQNSTINQKNKNYRGNSENSKIELNNKNIKNNKNKVIKNEKADKMSNGNLGYLYYREYYTNLEKNAKENPNIDKIKFKPSISVQDINKNYEKTELIPKKNFEKLNKEFKLNILYPGLLIGSGYTHETSRADEEFKLGFFFDYTTGLPIVPGSSVKGTLRSIFPIGDVDSLNKEEKESKNKSKIDYLVNILNLEDGINIQDNKIEFIVKLRDLIFEGKVSDKETIPMYNRDIFLDAEIYSEDNNNKLFEDDYITPHKEVFKDPVPLKFLKIGPNNKIKFNFLLNNSQINIAGNEPIEISAENKIDLFKKILIDIGIGAKTKVGYGNLE; translated from the coding sequence ATGGCAAAGCGAAACAAAAAAAGTAGGAAAGAAAATGTTGTAAAAAAAATAACTAGTTTTACTACTTCAAATAACCTATCAAATAACCTATCAAAAAAAGATAATAATACTTCTAAGAATCAAAATAGTACCATTAATCAAAAAAATAAAAATTATAGGGGCAATTCTGAAAATTCAAAAATCGAATTAAATAATAAGAATATTAAAAATAATAAAAATAAAGTTATTAAAAACGAAAAAGCTGATAAAATGTCAAATGGAAATTTGGGATATTTATATTATAGAGAATATTATACAAATTTAGAAAAAAATGCAAAAGAAAATCCTAATATTGACAAAATTAAATTTAAACCTTCCATTTCTGTACAGGATATAAATAAGAATTATGAAAAAACTGAATTAATTCCCAAAAAGAACTTCGAAAAATTAAATAAAGAGTTTAAATTAAATATATTATATCCTGGTTTACTTATTGGTTCAGGATATACTCACGAAACCAGTCGTGCAGATGAAGAATTTAAATTAGGATTTTTCTTTGATTACACCACAGGTTTGCCAATAGTCCCCGGCTCTTCGGTAAAAGGTACTTTGAGAAGCATATTTCCGATAGGCGATGTAGATTCGTTAAATAAGGAAGAAAAAGAGTCTAAAAATAAGTCAAAAATTGACTACTTAGTAAATATACTCAACTTGGAAGATGGTATAAATATACAAGATAATAAAATAGAATTCATCGTTAAGTTAAGAGATTTAATATTTGAAGGTAAAGTTTCAGATAAAGAAACAATACCAATGTATAATAGAGATATATTTTTAGATGCTGAAATATACTCTGAAGATAATAATAACAAATTATTTGAAGATGATTATATAACACCACATAAAGAAGTTTTTAAAGACCCCGTACCTTTAAAATTCTTAAAAATAGGTCCAAATAATAAAATTAAATTTAACTTTTTATTAAATAATTCTCAAATAAATATAGCTGGAAATGAACCAATAGAAATATCTGCCGAAAATAAAATAGATTTATTTAAAAAGATATTAATAGATATAGGCATTGGTGCAAAAACAAAAGTAGGTTATGGAAATTTGGAATAG